CCGCATCGAGAACGTCGTGAAGAAATTCGGCGACAGCACCGCCGTCGACAACGTCAATCTGTCGATCGCGAAAAACGAGCTGTTCGCGCTGCTCGGCAGCTCCGGCTGCGGCAAGTCCACGCTGCTGCGGATGCTCGCCGGACTCGAGACGGCCACGTCCGGCCGCATTTTCGTCGACGGCGAGGATCTCGCGGCGCTGCCGCCGTATCGCCGGCCCGTCAACATGATGTTTCAGTCGTACGCGCTGTTTCCGCACATGACGGTCGAGTCGAACGTCGCGTTCGGCCTGAAGCAGGAAGGCACGCCGAAGCACGAGATCCGCGAGCGCGTGGCCGATGCGCTGAACCTCGTGCAGATGAGCCGCTACGCGCAGCGCAAGCCGCATCAACTGTCGGGCGGCCAGCAGCAGCGCGTCGCGCTCGCGCGCTCGCTCGTCAAGCGGCCGAAGCTCCTGCTGCTCGACGAGCCGATGTCCGCGCTCGACAAGAAGATTCGCCAGAAGACGCAGCTCGAGCTCGTCAACATCATCGAGAAGGTCGACGTGACCTGCGTGATGGTCACGCACGACCAGGAGGAAGCGATGACGATGGCGAGCCGCCTCGCGGTGATGAGCGAAGGGCGGATCGTGCAGATCGGCACGCCGAGCGCGGTCTACGAATTTCCGAACAGCCGCTTCTCGGCCGAGTTCATCGGCTCGACGAATCTGTTCGAAGGCGTCGTCGTCGAGGACGAGCCCGATCACATCTTCGTCGAAAGCGAGGATCTGGAAGCGCGGATGTACGTGAGCCACGGCGTCACGGGGCCGCTCGGCATGCCGGTCGGCATCTCGGTGCGGCCGGAGCGCGTGCGCGTGTCGCGCGAGCGCCCCAGCACGCCGCACAACTGGGCGCGCGGCGTCGTCACCGACGTCGCCTACATGGGCAGCTACTCGCTGTACCACGTGCGCCTGCCGAGCGGCAAGACCGTCGTGTCGAATCTCTCGAGCTCGCACCTGATGCAGGAAGGTGCGCCCGCCTACAACGACGACGTGTTCGTCTCCTGGTCGCCCGCAAGCGGCGTGGTGCTGACGCAATGAGAACCTCTCCCTCTTCCTCGCTCGCGGCCGCTTCGTCCGCTGTCCGAAGCGCGTCGCCCGTGCGCGCGCGCGTCGCGCGCGTCGCGGCGCGCTTCATGCCGTCCGGCCGCGGCGTCGCGATCGGCGTGCCGTTCCTGTGGCTCATGCTGTTCTTCGCGCTGCCGTTCGTGCTCGTGCTGAAGATCAGCTTCGCCGACCAGGTGATGGGCATCCCGCCGTACACCGCGCTGACGAGCGTCAAGGACGGCGCGGTGCAGTTCGCGCTGCAGCTCGGCCATTACGCGTTCCTGCTGCAGGACAGCCTCTATGTCGCGACCTACGTCAGCTCGTTGAAGATGGCCGCGGTATCGACGCTGCTGTGCCTGTTGATCGGCTATCCGATGGCGTACTACATCGCGCGCTCGGCGCCCGCGACGCGCAACCTGCTGATGATGGGCGTGATGCTGCCGTTCTGGACGTCGTTCCTGATCCGCGTCTATGCGTGGATCGGCATCCTGAAGGACGACGGGCTCCTCAACCACGCGCTGATCGCGCTCGGCCTGATCCACTCTCCGCTGCGTCTCTACCACACCGATGCGGGCGTCTACATCGGGATGGTCTATTCGTATCTGCCGTTCATGGTGATGCCGCTCTACGCGCATCTCGTGAAGATGGACCTGACGCTGCTCGAGGCCGCGTACGACCTCGGCGCGAAGCCGTGGGTCGCGTTCACGCGGATCACGCTTCCGCTGTCGAAGAACGGAATCATCGCGGGCAGCCTGCTCGTGTTCATTCCGGCCGTCGGCGAATACGTGATTCCGGAGCTGCTCGGCGGCGCCGACACGCTGATGATCGGCCGCGTGATGTGGGACGAGTTCTTCAACAACATGGACTGGCCGATGGCCTCCGCGGTGACGGTCGCGATGGTGCTGCTGCTCCTCGTGCCGATGGCCGTGTTCCAGTACTACCAGGTAAAGGAGCTGGGGGACGCGAAATGATCAAGCCCAACAAGCCGCTTTCCGCCGGCGTGCTGACGCTCGGCTTCCTGTTTCTGTACATCCCGATCATCAGCCTCGTCGTCTATTCGTTCAACGAGTCGAAGCTCGTCACGGTCTGGTCCGGCTTCTCGCTGAAGTGGTACGCGGCGCTCCTGCAGGACGACGAACTGCTGACGAGCGCGTGGCTGTCGCTGAAGATCGGTTTGCTGACCGCGTTCGCGTCGGTGTTCATCGGCACGTGGGCGGGCTTCGTGCTCGCGCGCTTCGGCCGCTTCCGCGGCTTCACGCTGTACACCGGGATGATCAACGCGCCGCTCGTGATTCCCGAGGTGATCCAGGGGATCTCGCTGCTGCTGCTGTTCGTCGCGCTCGAGCAGATGGTCGGCTGGCCGAAAGGCCGCGGGATACTGACGATCTGGATCGGCCACGTGATGCTGTGCGTGTCGTACGTCGCGATCATCGTCCAGTCGCGCGTCAAGGAGTTGAACAAATCGCTCGAAGAAGCGGCGCTCGACCTCGGCGCGACGCCGCTCAAGGTGTTCTTCGTGATCACGCTGCCGCTGATCTCGCAGGCGCTGCTGTCCGGCTGGCTGCTGTCGTTCACGCTGTCGATCGACGATCTCGTGCTGTCCGCGTTCCTGTCCGGGCCCGGCTCGACGACGCTGCCGCTCGTCGTGTTCTCGCGCGTGCGCCTCGGCCTCAATCCCGAAATGAACGCGCTCGCGACGCTCTTCATCACCGCCGTCACGATCGGCGTGATCGTCGTCAACCAGATGATGCTGAGCCGCGAGCGTCGCCGCGAACGCGACATGCGCCAGGCGTTCGCGCCACCCGCGCCGTCCGACTCGTCCGAAACCGACGCATCCGGCGGCGCACCGCGCGCACCGCAGGCCGCGGCGACGAGAAAGTCGCTCGGCACGGCCTGACGACGCCTCTACCGCCCGAACGAGCACCCAAGTCCTTCGCAATACGAACAACCAGGAGAATCTGCATGAGAATGAAGTTAATCTGTCTGCTCGTGGCCGGGTCGCTGCCCGGCTTCGCCGGCGCCGCGTCGACAAGCGCGCAGATCAAGGCAATGCAGGCGCAGTTGAACGCGCTGCAGGCGCAGGTGAAGGAGCTTCGGTCCGCGCTTGCGTCGCAGCACGGCGCGGCGGGCAGCGCCGCCGCCGCGGGCAAAGGCGCGGCGGCCGTGACGGCGGCCGCGCCCGTCGACGAATCGTCGCCGGACTACGGCAAGGCGCCCGCCGTGCTGACGAACGACGACGTCACGCAAATGAAGCAGGAGATCGCGAACCAGCAGTTGAAGGTCGATTCGCTGACCGACGCGGCGAACACCGGGCCGATCGCGGGCCTCTCGGTGACGGGCTACATCGATCCGACCTACGTGTTCAACCGCGCGGCGGGCACGTCGTCGTTCCTGTTCGCGAATCACGAGAGCAACTACAACTACTTCAACAGCACGTTCGGCGATCTCTACCTCGACATCAAGAAGACGTTCGGCGTCGGCCCGATGGCGCCGTCGGCCGAGATCACGCTGATGCCGAACCGCGGCAACGGCATCACGCTGCTGCAGAACTCCCGCGGCAACATCGGCAACAACATCCTCAACACCGCGGTCGTCAACGTGCCGCTCAGCGCGACGACGACGCTCGTCGCCGGCCTCGTGCCGAGCTTCGGCGGCTACGAGGTGCAGCAGTCGAACCAGATGCTGACGCTCACGCACAACCTGCTGTACGACTTCTCCGATCCGGGCAGCTACATCGGCATCGGCGCGAACTACACGAAGGGCAACTGGGCGTGGAAGTTCCTGCTCGGCAACGAGCAATACCGGACGTACGGCTCGGTCACGCAGACGGGCACGAACGCGCTCGGCGATCCGATCACGACGAGCAACAAGGTGCCGACGTTTACCGCGCGCGTCGACTACACGTGGTCGAGCGCGCTCGATCTCGGCGGCTCGTTCAACATCGGGCGGCAGACGCTCGGCAGCGCGACGACGCAGTCGGGCGCGGTCGTCTACGGTCCGGGCGGCCAGTCGCCGAGCCCGTACGGCACGTTCTTCTTCGCCGAAGCGGACGCGACCTATACGCTCGCCGACGTTCAGTACAACGCGGAAATCGACTACGGCCAGCAGCAGCACGCGGCGTTCAACGGCGGCCGCGCGCAATGGTACGGGCTGTCGCTGCTCGCGCACCGCAAGTTCAACGTGCCGGTGCTCGGCCGGATGGGCGCGACGCTGCGCTACGACTTCCTCGCGAACAGCAAGAACGGCGGCGGCGGCGGCGGGGTCGCGCTCAACGGCAACGGGATGGATACCGCGGACGGCTTCGGCATCGATTCGGACTGCCTCGCGACGTCGAAGGCGAACGGCGGTCTCGGGTTCGAGTGCAAGGGCGCGAACCGTCAGGACGTCGCGCTCGATCTGCTGTTCTATCCGACGCAGCAGATCACCGTGAAGGTCGAATACCGGCACGACTGGGCGAACAACAAGGTGTTCCTGCGGAACGACGGCTCGTACAGCAAATCCAACGATCTGCTTGCGACGCAGTTCATCTACTCGTTCTGACGCCGACGGCGCATGGACGTGCGGCTGCTTGCCGCACGTCCCGTCCGCGCTGCAACCCGCTTTCCCGCATTGCGCATCGCGGCCGCACGGCATCGCGATGCGACGATGCCGCTCGACCTTTCACGACTTGCTTATGATCAACGCCTTCGCCCGCCGCGCCGACGAACTCGCGCGCCGCTCGTATTACGAGGTCACCGCCAGCCGCCCGGCCGACGACGACCCGGTGCTCGACGATGCGCTCGACGTCGACGTCTGCGTGATCGGAGCCGGGTTCGCCGGCTTGTCGACCGCGCTCGACTGCCGCGCGCGCGGCCTGTCGGTCGCCGTGCTCGATGCGTACCGGCCGGGCTGGGGCGCGTCCGGCAGGAACGGCGGACAGATGATCGCGGGCTTCGCGAAGGACGGCGAGATCGAGCGCCAGCTCGGCATCGAAGGCGCACGCGAAGCATGGGCGCTGTCGCTCGACGCCGTCGCGCTCGTCGAAGAGCGTATCGCGCGCTACGGAATCGACTGCGACTTCACGCGCGGCTACCTGACGGTCGCGACGCATCCGCGCCGCGTGCCGCAATTGCGCCAGTGGATGGACGATGCGGCATCGCGCTGGGGCCATCCGTCGCTCGAATGGCTCGATGCCGATGCGATCCGCGCGCGCATCGCGTCGCCGCGTTATCTCGCGGGCGTTCACGATCCGCTGTCCGGTCATCTGCATCCGCTCAAGTACTGCGTCGGCCTCGCCGA
This genomic stretch from Burkholderia oklahomensis C6786 harbors:
- a CDS encoding ABC transporter ATP-binding protein, which produces MKSTPSIDTAQLARPPAGLPARTDEFVRIENVVKKFGDSTAVDNVNLSIAKNELFALLGSSGCGKSTLLRMLAGLETATSGRIFVDGEDLAALPPYRRPVNMMFQSYALFPHMTVESNVAFGLKQEGTPKHEIRERVADALNLVQMSRYAQRKPHQLSGGQQQRVALARSLVKRPKLLLLDEPMSALDKKIRQKTQLELVNIIEKVDVTCVMVTHDQEEAMTMASRLAVMSEGRIVQIGTPSAVYEFPNSRFSAEFIGSTNLFEGVVVEDEPDHIFVESEDLEARMYVSHGVTGPLGMPVGISVRPERVRVSRERPSTPHNWARGVVTDVAYMGSYSLYHVRLPSGKTVVSNLSSSHLMQEGAPAYNDDVFVSWSPASGVVLTQ
- a CDS encoding ABC transporter permease subunit, whose amino-acid sequence is MRTSPSSSLAAASSAVRSASPVRARVARVAARFMPSGRGVAIGVPFLWLMLFFALPFVLVLKISFADQVMGIPPYTALTSVKDGAVQFALQLGHYAFLLQDSLYVATYVSSLKMAAVSTLLCLLIGYPMAYYIARSAPATRNLLMMGVMLPFWTSFLIRVYAWIGILKDDGLLNHALIALGLIHSPLRLYHTDAGVYIGMVYSYLPFMVMPLYAHLVKMDLTLLEAAYDLGAKPWVAFTRITLPLSKNGIIAGSLLVFIPAVGEYVIPELLGGADTLMIGRVMWDEFFNNMDWPMASAVTVAMVLLLLVPMAVFQYYQVKELGDAK
- a CDS encoding ABC transporter permease subunit, with the translated sequence MIKPNKPLSAGVLTLGFLFLYIPIISLVVYSFNESKLVTVWSGFSLKWYAALLQDDELLTSAWLSLKIGLLTAFASVFIGTWAGFVLARFGRFRGFTLYTGMINAPLVIPEVIQGISLLLLFVALEQMVGWPKGRGILTIWIGHVMLCVSYVAIIVQSRVKELNKSLEEAALDLGATPLKVFFVITLPLISQALLSGWLLSFTLSIDDLVLSAFLSGPGSTTLPLVVFSRVRLGLNPEMNALATLFITAVTIGVIVVNQMMLSRERRRERDMRQAFAPPAPSDSSETDASGGAPRAPQAAATRKSLGTA
- a CDS encoding DUF3138 family protein, with protein sequence MRMKLICLLVAGSLPGFAGAASTSAQIKAMQAQLNALQAQVKELRSALASQHGAAGSAAAAGKGAAAVTAAAPVDESSPDYGKAPAVLTNDDVTQMKQEIANQQLKVDSLTDAANTGPIAGLSVTGYIDPTYVFNRAAGTSSFLFANHESNYNYFNSTFGDLYLDIKKTFGVGPMAPSAEITLMPNRGNGITLLQNSRGNIGNNILNTAVVNVPLSATTTLVAGLVPSFGGYEVQQSNQMLTLTHNLLYDFSDPGSYIGIGANYTKGNWAWKFLLGNEQYRTYGSVTQTGTNALGDPITTSNKVPTFTARVDYTWSSALDLGGSFNIGRQTLGSATTQSGAVVYGPGGQSPSPYGTFFFAEADATYTLADVQYNAEIDYGQQQHAAFNGGRAQWYGLSLLAHRKFNVPVLGRMGATLRYDFLANSKNGGGGGGVALNGNGMDTADGFGIDSDCLATSKANGGLGFECKGANRQDVALDLLFYPTQQITVKVEYRHDWANNKVFLRNDGSYSKSNDLLATQFIYSF